ATGATCACTCCCCATATACAAGCGCCGTCGCGAGATGGAGAACAAAGCCGGGTCTTCAGTGTGTAGATTTTTGCGGCGGATAAAAGCTGAACGCCAGTGCTTAGCGAGGAAATGCTACGTTGCcagaaagggggggaaataGGCTGACTGGGATTGGCCAATATAGAGCGAGGCCAGCGATTGATGCTTGTCATGCCaaccaaaaagaagacacCCACATATATGTAACTACGTGTAGCACTCTGTAGACGAAGTGATATGTATGCGTCCGCCACCGCGATATCAAGGATGCGGATGACATCCGAATGGCGCGGCTAAGAATAAGACAGGGCAGGATTCTCCGTAGTTCATGCGTATATATCGCTTCAGAGAatggttttcttttctagacacttcttcttttatgaGATTCTATGTATCAGATTCTGTTTTGCATGAATCCATAGCTTTGAAAGACACAGACATACCATGTTCCTCGAAATATTGGACCGTGGATTTTAACGAGTATCCCTCCGCTATGTACTACAATTAACCAGGAGATTTCCAGGGATACCTAATGAAGTACTCGGTGATGAAAGATTCACAGTCTAATACGTTGATGAAACACGGTACGGAGAGCATTTAATAAACCAGGAGAGCCCATATGTGGGATTCTGTCTTCGGTTGCAAGTCAGCCGCTCGGAGCAGGATGACCGCCAATTGCCCAAACAGCCAGCAGAGATTACTGCCCCTAAACATGTTCCATTCTGACCTCATCTAATCTCAGCCAATAAGTCTCCTGATTCTATAAAACAGGCAACGCGGATAATATAATCCCGTAATCCCTTATTTGTACGAGTACGACGATGCTTCGATTCATGCCTCAACACAACAGACGGAACAAATCTAGGCCGATTGGCAAAGCTGCATAGAAGCGAGTTTGGAATGCCGGGTATCAAGTGTCAGGGATGAGATatcaaaacaagaaaaagagaagggagaggaggTATAGAAAAGTGGGAGTGTTACACCGCGTAGCTGGGCTCAGACAAGGGTGTGAAGCATCTCCATTATCCACGCAGTGGAACGTTGATGCTATAAGTCAAATAATCCACATTGAATTTATCATTCACTAGTAGTGATGGAGAATTGCGCAGGGATTGACACAGAAAGGGAAATCCGAGAGCAAGTATTGAGCAATAGGAGAATGACTTATTACTAATTCTCTAGTATAGTCTTCAACACGTAGTTCTTTCTATACCTAAGTAGTGAAACGGTTTGCTCTCCATCCATAGAGACACAAGCCAAGGCTTGTTCCACACAGCAGCATGTCTCgtattcttttctcttttgttcttgCTCTGCATGAGACCATAGATAGAAGATGCGTGGACGTGTATCACAGCGAAAATAGAGTCTACAGTGCAGGGTAGGATAAAGAATCTAGACTGGGCCTTGACACAGCACCATCACATTACACACCACACACATATCTACGACACTAATGCTGTGCAGCCACGATACGTAGGGCAGAGAGCTGATTATTATGGCTGCATCATTGGCAAAAAAGCACACACTGCTACTACTGTGAGATAATTCACAAGTTTGCCACGAGTATATCCACTTATAATCCACGGCCCGCAGCTGTCACACTCCAAAGAGGAAGCTGGAGATTATCGCAACAGAAAGCTTCTCGTGCTCTGTAATCTAACGGCTATCGATCGATCCACCAGGCGCTCCGAGCTTCGTCATCGTATCCTCCAGAGCGACACTTGCTTACGCGTGAATTCGTTGCCTCGCCTGGATGCACTCTGTCTGAATTCCTCTATATCTCGCTATAGACACTCCTCTTGAGAGATACATCCAGCTGCGACTTTATAGCAATTGAGTCCTTTTAAGCCCCGGGTTTCACTCCAGGTCTGCCGTGTCCTACAGGGAGACCTTTTGGGCAACGTGCCGCTGAAGAGATTACGCCCGTGGTCGAGCAGCACAGAGATGTGACACCTACCGCTGCGCAGAGCCTTGTGAGCCGAATGATTCGCCGTGGAGACGGCTGGCCCCGAGAGGGTGACACAGAGATTGGTCAGTGTGTGTAATACCTATATCGGGCTCTCTTGGAGACACCTGACAGTTCACAATTCTTTTCCATGCCAAGTTTTGCATAACGCGCTCTCCTGTTGTCATTATTGAACCTGGCCTCTACGTAGCTGCGTTGTGCTTTCTCAACTCTATTTCGTCTCTCTGCGCAGAAGGTTACAGCTAATCCTGCATGTCTCAAATGAATCCCTCCACCAGTTTCCTGCGCTTGTGCTCGTGCGCTTGTGGACCGGGCACACTGAAACATCCTTGGGGGCTGTAAGAAGGCGCAGAatgagcttcagcttccttgCTTGGAAATTTGGTTTCGGAGCAGATCTGCCGTAGGGCGATGCTACAAGTACTTCTACGACCACGAGAAGGCCGGCTCAGGACCCTGTCGGTTCCCGCGCAGGGAACGCCAAAGCAAACCTGCATACATGATGCTAACTACTAAGTGGAAGCataactacatgtagttacGGCGACAGCATCATTGGTGTTAGTCCCGGCATCACTCTAGAGTAGCAGTAGCGGCGACGGTGGCATTGGTGTGTAGCACAAGCATTTTGCAGTACGGGGGCCAATAGACGCAGGGCCTTGTCTACTGCGGACAGGCATCGTGATGGAGTGGAGATTGACGCCGGCGATCCAATCAACCCCCCCGGAAAGACAGAGGAGAAGGCCTGGCTGCTTGCGGCACGCCACGGACCGCTGAAGTGGCTTTCCTTTTGAGTGCGcgctattattattcttgCCGACATAGGGCAGGCTTTGGGATGATGCTGGGGGAGACAATGAGACAAGGACAGCATTGAAAGCATggatatatacctactagaTACTTAGAACTGCCTGCTTGTATGCGTGTATTGGTCTGTATGCAGGTTGCTTGTGTGTTTGTGTGAATGTGCAGCTTGGCGCGGTGATTGGAGTTGAAACATTCAACTTCTGCCGTCTGCCAGCCTATTCTGAAGAGCAGACATGGTGATGTGTTGCTGTAGTTGTATATGTGTTAATATTTAGagggtggtggtgcttgTGAAAACTCGCCATCACCTgatgcatacatgtatactaGACGGCCTTTTGCACGCATTTTACGCCAGACCCAGACATGCAGAGGCAAGTATGTTTTTCGTCACCTTTGCTGGTATCCGTACTCATATTAAATGCTGATAATGCAGGCGTGTACCTTGTATTACTTAGAGACACACTAATATATGCTGTAGATACTTGTTGCACATCATGTGCATTGTAATGGGACTAATACtgctagtaatatattaatattaacagCAGCTCAGCTGCCGGACAAAGCCACGCGTAGACAGCCGTCAAGTGGGGGTTAACGTGGGATCTAATGTTTGCCTTTACTAGGTGTGGTGGTATCGCAAATGGGTATGTGCAGGAGCTGAAAAGCGtcgagtacatgtatgctaGTAGGTATCTATAATACAGTGGAATGAGACTCTTGTGGAGGAGGCTAGCTGGCATTGATGATGTTCGCCGGCATCGAGAAAGGCAGGGTGGATGGAGTGCCATCATCAAGAGAGCAAGGGAGCAAACACCTGACCACGGCGGATTTCTGAGCTGGGAAATCTTGGTATAACGCGAACAAGGGCTTAGCTGAGGGAGGGGCTAAAGAACGAAAACAGGGAATACCTAGACCTATAGAgggaacaaagaaagagctcGGTTACAAGCTCGTGTGCTATAAGTGTTGCTGGATAATAAACTAGTGGCATACGGGATACACTACGAGATATGACATAAAGCTCGATAGCTCTCTATACTAGACCCAGGACTGTGGACTGGCGATATATGGATGTCGATGCTCCGTACAGAGTGCATTCTGCACTTGTAGAACCATATCTATTTTAGAATACAAAAGTAGACGTATTCATCAGCTCTCAGTTTACAACCCGCGCTACCAGTCAATCGGAAAGGTAGGTGATTAGGAAGCAAGTGGCTTACAATATAAATGTGGAACGAAAGCTACATGTGCTTTGAAGGCCATCCAGATTCCATATCACTCAAGTGTCGACTGGCCAACCAGCCTCAAAGATCATTATCCGTTTCAAGTAATTTCTGAAGACGATTGAGTGGAGTCTCTAGCGGAATTAAAGAGCTATGGCTTTTGTGCTGTGAGCAATTACTAAGATGTCTGTGGAAACAAGCAACTTGCCAGGATATCCCAAACCCAGGGCAGTAGGTATGAAGTCGGTATCCGTGTCGGTATCCGTGCGTAAGCTACCTGTACGCAGTACGACTGGCCTACCGAGCCTTAGGTACCTGTATGTGCGTGAGATGAGCATGGGTGGACGGAGCATCCGTAATtatgtaggtacctatgAGCCCGAGGGTGGTTTTTTGTGAGAGATATGGCAAGACGGAGGTGATGGTAAGAGGGCAAAAAGAGATCCTGTCATAGattcaagctgctggtgactctttttgcttggaaAAATCCTCAGCAGAGCTCTTGCCAGAGCATACTTCTTGCCTGATCTCTTACCAGAAAACGCCCCCGCCTCGTAGGTATGTATAGTTACGAGGTACCTAGTGCTACTGAGTGTATGGTAGCTGTGGTCAAACTTGCCTTGTACACAGAATGCCCTGTCTCGGAGGATATAAATGGGCCTACTTACAAGCAGGTAGTACCTTCATGCTGGCTGCggagtaataatattacacGTCGTTAATTCTGCGCAGGTTACTGCCCTGATCTGTGCTACTAACTGATTCAAAGCACTTCATGCGACCCTTTAAGCATGCCTCACCGGATAGCTTTACTGTAGGATGGAGGCGATACCACTCTGCTACCAACGACAAGGCACGATTAGCGCCATTTACGAACAAGGGGGCAGTCACATTTGTTAATTTCGTAGTCGTATGTAACTTGCAGCGTATACGGAGAAACTGCTCCCATTGCTGATAGGGCAAAGCAAGTTTTGCCGGTGATCGTGATGCGGTGATGGTGTTGTGTCTAACGCAAGCATCATACATGGACTTAGCAGCATATAACTCCGGTCTACAGATGCTCCAACAACCTAAGCGAGAAGACGAGAGGATATGCGTGCGAAGAGACTTATGCAATCCCCCCCCTTCCAAGGGAATAACATGTAGTATTACGCTGGAGGTATACAATAATAGCAAGCACACGCTTGTGTTTCCGCAGAATGACTGCGCGGAAATCATCCGTGCCACCGGCTATGCGTGTCGAGAGTATCCGGCGCCCTAATGTATCAGTGTCTGTGCATGTAAGGTTTGGCCTCACCTGTTCTTCTGATTGGCAGAGAAATCTTCAGCCTCTTTGGCCGTGGACAGCGCAAAACCTGTTGTTGCGTCGTACAAGTACCGCCGCTTTGCAAGGCCTTGGCCACCTGCCaggcaatgcaatgcaagaGCCCTCAAGCTAcaatgtatgtatgtacgtaTGTGCTGTCCTCGGCTGCGTGCTTACTTGCACGTACATAGTAGGCATGTCTCGGAGCAAGCCACAGCGGCCGTTGGAGAGAGCCAATCGGCAGTCTACGCGCTTGATGACTTGATTTGTATGCGTGTCGTTGCAGGCCTAGGCATAGCATCGGCTGTTGCTGCATGAAGCGAAGGAAGCACACGCCCGCGTCAATGGGTCTGAGTGGCTTTTTCCGTCTTCTCAAGCCCCCGGTCTTGTTCAAAGTAAAAAATTGGTGCTAGCATTGATATTGTGTGTGGCTTTTTGTGTACTCTGCAATCCAGCAGGAACATGCCTTGTCCTGGAGCCATCATACAGACTTTCCTATCCAAGGATTGCCTATCTATCACGCTGTACATGGACTTTAACCCCCTCTGCAGCCGTCGGTATCTCGCCTTTAACGCGTCCCCTCCTTGGGCCGAGTTGGAAGATGTTTGCTCCCCTAACCCATGAGAATCTTGGCCGCCCCCCTCTTCGTTTTAGTGGCCGAAGAGCAAACATTACTACCACTAGTATACTAGTGCTGCTACTAGCGAAGTGGAAGGACATGTCTGCGCCGCTAGTGAAGAGCGCTGAGATCGACAACGGGAGCTATTTTGACGAGGTATTGTCCATCATTGGCCTGGGAACTGGGGTTACAACTGGAGACGAGCGGCTTGTACAGTACTCGTTACCGGCCGCCTTcatgctggcgctgctggtggcaTACAGGGCTCGGGTCAGGATTCGGCAGTCGAGGAGGCAGTGATGGAAGCAAAGCCTGCTGGCCAGTCCTCGTGCATGTACCGCTCCTTGTATATACACAGCACTAATCGCTGTTCATCACAGCGCTAAGCAGGGCTTGAGAGCCTTGGGCACATGGCGCTACATGTGTCAAGGCTGGATGGAGTCGGCGAGCTCGGGTGCCTACAAGGTAGTGCCCAGCATCTCCCGCCAGAGAGCCCGTCGACTTGACCTGTTTACGACTGCTGCTAGTACGGCTCGAGTCTAGGTGGCAGGCTGTGATTACTCTTTCTTGTTATTGACCTCCCTTTACAGTAAGATGGCTGAACAAGGACCTGGGAGGCCCGTAagtggggggggggggggggggggcaaaAGGAagacaaaaggaagaagcggaagaagaaCGCGGCGGCGAGAGAGAGGTAGCAGGTAGAGAAGAGCGCAGATGGGCCGGCGAGTTGTACCATGGCCGTGCAAGTGGCAGCAAGCAGCACCAATGAAGAGCCAGTGGGGAGTGTCGGCCAACTTTAAAATCAAATGGATATGCCTGGCTTGAAACCCCTGGCAACTgagtaaaagaaaggaaaaggaaagcaagGGAAAGCCAGGAAAAGCAAGGGAGAAAAGCAGGAACAAAAGAGGAGTCAAACATTCGGTGATGTGCTTGTACGGAGCAGCTTTCTGCGCCTCCGCCTTGGCTTGGCACTGATTGGGCTTCGGTGTTAGCTCGCTAGGAAAGCTGATAAATAATTCCTAGCTTACTGTACCAGAGGCAATAGAACAAAAGTCTATGTCTACCTATTCCATTCGAAAGCCCTGTGACATGGCTGCAGATGCTGGCTATGCCCACTGACGCTAATGAATTGGCACCGAGGTAGGGCGCACATCCTGTAGGTAGAACTAGTAGCTGTAGCTGATACTCATACTTGGCAAGTAGAGTATGCTGTAATACTCTCATGCGTCGTTGCATGGTTTCAGGCGCCGGCCCCTGATGCTGCAGTGTTGCTGTGATGTGATATATTCTTTCACATACACGAGCAGCTTGCATGGTTGTTGAATCTCAGCCAGAAGGCGAGGCAGGGCAATTCGCCCTGGATATGAATCGGGCGAGGAGAGTTTATCGTCAAGCAAGCCCGGTTCTTATTCTGGAAGAGGATAGACAATGTACCTCTATACATGGAGTTTAGCCAGTACCTACCAACTAATCTATATACCTACTGGCGCTCATACAAAGCATAGCGTCATTGATTGCAGGCGTGGCATGAGTATAGTGACCCAGGGGTAGCTGCGTGTCCAATGAGAGAGGGTGGGTTTAAGATGACCTCGCGGACGGGAAGCACTCTTTGCGCATAATAGATGCACACGGCTGGCATAATTATGCTAAACAACTCCTATAcaatatagtataatataattgaACAAAAAGACAACGGCAGTAACAAGGTGTGTCAAAGCAAGGTGCCACAGAGCATGGATTCACGTACGCGAGTGCAGCCACACACACGCCCGCTTCTCTCCGGGCAAAGAGGTCCATCGCCCGTTGCATCACGATGGCTCTGTGACTTTTCCGATGGCGCCCAGCTTCACTGTTCCCACAGTTGGCCTACCAGGCCAGTCGCGGATGTCATCGTCGGCGACGTGCAGCCCGCACAGACTctagaggagagaaaagggctGGAGCGGGGAGCCTTACCCGTCACTTACAGCATGTACGGGATACATGGACCATACGCACATGCAACTTGATGCTGCAAAGCCTCGCTCTCGTTGTGTGGCGTGCTGCACGAGCATCACACTTACGAATACCTACATGCTTCGTATAATACATGCTATGCCTGTAGCAAATACCGAGCATCGGCCCCTGCCCTGGCTACTGTGCCACTCCAGGAGCAccaggctgctgcatctcgccCTCGTCTCCCCTtcatgctctctctctcctctggCAGCAACCCCCCCGCGCAGTCTGCCAGGCTCCTGGGATCCTGGCTGTGACCGGCATTGCCGCGTGTGGTCCCCGAGGAACGACGGAGCCAATCTTGCACCCTGTAGcttttccctccctctctgCTTTTTCAAATCCCCCCGGTTTCGATAATCTGCAGCTACCCTCTTGTTGCATGCAGGCATTACTCCTTCTCCCAGCTATCGGGaacgaacaaaaaaagggcctGGGTACAAGTACCTCTGAGGCCGGGGAGCACCATTGAATATCAATTACGAGTAGACTAGGTGATAGACCAAGCTGAACCACGGCACTAGCAGCAAACGGCGACTTCTAATGTCGAGGCTGGATGTTTTCATTGGATACGTACCAGTTGAgtaggagggaaaaaaaaaaaaatggcaacGCATTGCCCAGAGTCTAGTCCTCAAGCTCCCTTGCCcgtgcaatgcaatgcagtgCAACCGTATTATGCGTACATGTTCCTTTGGACATATGCGGCATTGTGTGCGGCATACAACTACAACGCTCCCCAAGTTGCTCTTGTAGTTAGATGTAGGTATTgttggagagaaagagcagCAAAATATACAGCAGTAATGACGACACCAGCGACGAGATTTCAAGTCACGGCTATCGCCTCATCTCGTCCCAGCCCTTGGCGTACAGGGgcggaggcagaggcagaggtaGAGGCAGACAGGCAATGACCAGGCAAGAAACACGGGCGGCGTAGTGTGTCTGTCAAAGCTTGGGTCAGCCTGTTGTCTCTTCTCCTGCTCGTATGCAGAGTAATATCTGCGGTATACTACCAGGTATTTGTGCCAGCAGTTGGTGATGACGCATGTATAACCACGCACTAAGTACAGTAGTGGCACATGCCATGTCATGAGCTatattgcagcagcaatgctGCGCGTTCTCCCGGTCTATAgataaatacatgtaccttcaTGTACGTCCATGCAGCCCACCTCTACTATGCACAGACAAGTGTCTAAAGCCTGCACGAAGCAGAGGTACAGCCCATACCCTAGGAAACACCAAGTACCCACGCAGTAGGGTTGCAGCCTCGTCACGATATGAGACACCGGCTATTATGACGCTTCCTTCCTcgatcttggtcttggctTTTCCACGGAACTTGACAAGGACCTGGTCTTTGTGCATGCAGCCGGCACGACGGAGTCGAACCCGAACGGCTTGGAGGCCCGCCTGCTTCAGGTCCGCAAGCCTTGTAGGGTTTCTTTGTCTCCAAGGTTCTCttatactgctgctgccatgcgTACAAGCATCTttgccatttctttttcttcttatttgcCTGCTCGTTTATACGAGGCAGACCGATGTTCTCAGCTCTAGGTACTTCCCATCCCTTGCCCCCTCATCTGGTGCTCCGGCTTCTCCTCGTCTCCTCACTGTCGGTCTCTTGACTCGAGCTACGGTATGTGCCTCTTCCAAGCCTTCATGTTCCTTCTGCCCCGGCTCGTCCATATAACGCCACCTTTTCGCCGCTGCGGCATGGCACCATAGCATTCGCGGATGAAGCACGCACGCAACCGAGTACATGGATCCATTACTCACCTGTGCTTTGTATGTGAGTAAGGCCTCACACCACTCGTAGGTATGGTATAATACTAGCACTCTGGATGGAGTAGACACACACCCACACATGATATAGCTAGCCACTGCTGGGATATTCACTCCCCTGCCAAAACTGTGTACAGGTACTTGTACTTGCACTAGGTACTTCATACCCAGGTATGACCGGGATATGCCCAAGCCCATTGTCGCCTCTATCCTTCCCTTCCATCTCGCTCCGTGAAGGCTGCCAGCACGTACATGCTGCTAGTACCAGCACGGCTACCACAATTGTGGTGTCCTAGTCTACCCGCGAGTTGCGTTGGCTCTTTTGGCCGGGGCGACTCCCCTTCCCCTGAcggttttttcttctgaaCCGTCACGGTCCGCGCCTTATTAAATTGGCCGTTTTCTCACCGTTCTTTTGGCAGCACGAGCATGGGGGTTAACTGCTGGATACGTAGTAGTGGGcacctcttcatcttgcccACTCTAGGCTGGGACCAGATCGCCCCCCAGAAGCTCTGGCACCTGATGGCACTGCTAGtgatttgatttttttttattccggGTTGACTTGTCTTTTGTTCCTGCAGACAGCGGACGCGCACCAATGGGCCCTGACCGCGGCTCTCTCGCAGCCACCAGCGGGACGGTTTCCAAGCGTTTGATTGAAACGAAAACTACTAGAAACGGTAGGGCTTGTAGTACTGTAGTGTGATTTATACACCCTGcttataggtatatatatattcggTACGCGTGTGTGCGTGCGAGCCCGGTCCTTTATTCTTCCATTTTCTTCTGCGTTTCTTGGATTTTGTCCTTGGTCCTTGAATTGTCGGTGTTTGTCTTTAGTACCTGTACAAGGACGAGCACACGAGTCCTACTCTACGCGCGGCCCTTGTCATTTCTGGTGCTTGGCCTCCGCTTGGCCTCCATCCCCATCTCACATCGCGTTGAGCTGTTAATGCATGCCTCTGATCATCCTGGACCTTGCTCCAGCTACAAGTAGTCACAATACAGGGAccaagtacatacatgtaggtattcTACTTGCCCGTCTTTGAGTAGCCACCCGGAGAAGCTGTTTCCAGTCTTGGAGCACTGACCAGCCAGAGGCTTGAGAGTTGAGAGAGTTGAGAGACGGAGAGATGgggacagaagaagaagagagggcgTATACTGTAGCAGGCAGCAAGTCGTAGCAAGCAGAACCGCAAGTACCTACATGGCCACCTTGAAGCCCTGCATGTCTCCATTTCTCATCCCTGGACGCTGTGGCCGGACCGCCGAGGCTTTGCGGGAGTTGCCTGTGCGAGCGCCTCTCAACTCTGCTGGGGCCAGACACGCTTTTACGTTGCAACCCGTCTGCTGAGGACATATCTTAGCATATAAGCCGGGAGTTGCTGGTCATAtttcatgttttttttttttttacctctcTCATCCCGCCGTCACTTTGCAGGCTTGTCGACGTCTAAGCGCATACATGCTGTATAGCTCGTACCTACATATTGAGCCCCGGTGGTGA
The Trichoderma asperellum chromosome 7, complete sequence DNA segment above includes these coding regions:
- a CDS encoding uncharacterized protein (TransMembrane:1 (i49-67o)), yielding MHKDQVLVKFRGKAKTKIEEGSVIIAGVSYRDEAATLLRGYLVFPRTHYAARVSCLVIACLPLPLPLPPPLYAKGWDEMRR